In Rhodoferax koreense, a genomic segment contains:
- the fliG gene encoding flagellar motor switch protein FliG, whose product MDEQGLTDAAIFLMSLGEEEAAEVFKHLSPKEVQRLGETIAKTRAVTRDKVDAVLVKFTNAAAAQSLLVSDTSNYVKAVLRRALGDDKASLLIDRILQGGDVSGIESLKWMDPLSVAELLRNEHPQIVAAILVHLDFEQAAGVLKQLTERQRNEVLLRVATLEGIQPTALKDLNEVLFKVLAGGDKIRKTSLGGVKAAAEIINLLGANIEGTVIESIKGFDPDLAQKIMDKMFVFDDVNKLDDKSIQMVLKEVASDTLIVALKGASPELKEKILNNMSSRAAETLREDLESRGPMRLSEVEAQQKEVLKVVRRLADEGQIVIGGGGDDSFV is encoded by the coding sequence ATGGATGAACAAGGTTTGACCGACGCCGCCATTTTTCTGATGTCGCTTGGTGAGGAGGAAGCCGCCGAGGTGTTCAAACACCTGTCGCCCAAGGAGGTGCAGCGGTTGGGAGAAACCATCGCCAAGACGCGTGCCGTGACGCGCGACAAGGTCGACGCGGTGCTGGTGAAGTTCACCAATGCGGCGGCCGCGCAGAGCCTGCTGGTCTCGGACACCAGCAACTACGTGAAGGCCGTGTTGCGCCGTGCGCTCGGCGACGACAAGGCCTCGCTGCTGATCGACCGCATCCTGCAGGGCGGCGACGTGTCGGGCATCGAAAGCCTGAAGTGGATGGACCCGCTGTCGGTGGCCGAGCTGCTGCGCAACGAGCATCCGCAGATCGTGGCCGCGATCCTGGTGCATCTGGACTTCGAGCAGGCCGCCGGTGTGCTCAAGCAGCTCACCGAGCGCCAGCGCAACGAAGTGCTGCTGCGCGTGGCCACACTCGAAGGCATTCAGCCGACCGCGCTGAAGGACCTCAACGAGGTGCTGTTCAAGGTGCTGGCCGGCGGCGACAAGATCCGCAAGACCTCGCTGGGCGGCGTCAAGGCGGCGGCCGAGATCATCAACCTGCTGGGCGCCAACATCGAGGGCACGGTGATCGAGTCGATCAAGGGCTTCGATCCCGACCTGGCGCAGAAGATCATGGACAAGATGTTCGTGTTCGACGACGTGAACAAGCTCGACGACAAGTCGATCCAGATGGTGCTCAAGGAAGTGGCGTCCGACACGCTGATCGTCGCGCTCAAGGGTGCTTCGCCGGAGCTCAAGGAGAAGATCCTCAACAACATGTCCAGCCGCGCGGCCGAAACTCTGCGCGAAGATCTGGAATCGCGCGGCCCGATGCGGCTGTCCGAAGTCGAGGCCCAGCAGAAGGAAGTGCTCAAGGTGGTGCGTCGCCTGGCCGACGAAGGCCAGATCGTGATCGGAGGCGGCGGCGATGACAGTTTCGTCTAA
- the fliS gene encoding flagellar export chaperone FliS → MFTPVSTRSASAYKRVGVETSIDGASPHQLICLLFDALLLSLAKARGALERNDMELKGKEISRAVRILEEGLKDGLNKEQGGELAVNLLGVYNYSISRLTMANVKNDAALIGEVSELIKTVFEAWKSIATPVAHA, encoded by the coding sequence ATGTTCACCCCAGTCAGCACACGGTCTGCATCGGCCTACAAAAGGGTCGGTGTTGAAACCAGCATCGACGGCGCCAGCCCGCACCAGTTGATCTGCCTGCTGTTCGACGCGTTGCTGCTGTCGCTGGCCAAGGCCCGCGGCGCGCTGGAGCGCAACGACATGGAGCTCAAGGGCAAGGAAATCAGCCGGGCCGTGCGCATCCTGGAAGAAGGCCTGAAGGACGGGCTGAACAAGGAGCAGGGCGGCGAACTCGCGGTGAACCTGCTGGGCGTCTACAACTACAGCATCTCGCGCTTGACCATGGCCAATGTGAAGAACGACGCAGCGCTGATCGGCGAAGTCAGCGAACTGATCAAGACCGTTTTCGAGGCTTGGAAGAGCATCGCAACCCCTGTCGCCCATGCTTGA
- a CDS encoding class I SAM-dependent methyltransferase produces the protein MKCRHCNTELTLPFLDLGSAPPSNAYLSATTLNAPEAWYPLRVLACSHCWLVQTEDHAGREALFTEDYAYFSSFSSSWLAHAKAYVGDMVQRFKLGAQSHVVEVAANDGYLLQYVQQAGIPCLGVEPTASTAAAAREKGLAIDERFFGVALGRELAAAGQSADLTAANNVLAHVPDINDFVGGFTALLKPQGVATFEFPHLMRMVQSCQFDTAYHEHYSYLSLTAVQRIFEANGLKVFDVQELSTHGGSLRVFAQRADTGGQAVTPAVQQVLAAEVAAGMLTTNFYSQFDLQPKRIARELLSFLIKMAEEDGRVAAYGAAAKGNTLCNFAGVRPHLLPYVVDRNPAKQGKFMPGSRIPIVDEAHLRAHRPSHVLILPWNLKDEVMAQLDYIREWGGRFVTAVPRLEILP, from the coding sequence GTGAAGTGCCGCCATTGCAACACCGAGTTGACCCTGCCGTTCCTCGACCTGGGCAGCGCCCCGCCGAGCAACGCCTACCTGAGCGCCACCACGCTGAACGCGCCGGAAGCCTGGTACCCGTTGCGTGTGCTGGCCTGCAGCCATTGCTGGCTGGTGCAGACCGAGGACCACGCGGGCCGCGAGGCCCTGTTCACCGAGGACTACGCTTACTTCAGCTCGTTCTCGAGTTCCTGGCTCGCCCACGCCAAGGCCTATGTGGGCGACATGGTGCAGCGCTTCAAGCTGGGCGCGCAAAGCCATGTGGTCGAAGTGGCCGCCAACGACGGCTACCTGCTGCAATACGTCCAGCAGGCCGGCATTCCCTGCCTGGGTGTGGAGCCGACCGCCAGCACCGCCGCCGCCGCGCGCGAAAAGGGCTTGGCCATCGACGAGCGCTTCTTCGGCGTGGCGCTTGGCCGGGAACTCGCAGCGGCCGGCCAGAGCGCCGACCTCACCGCCGCCAACAACGTGCTGGCGCATGTGCCCGACATCAACGACTTCGTCGGCGGCTTCACCGCATTGCTCAAGCCGCAGGGTGTGGCCACCTTCGAGTTTCCGCACCTGATGCGCATGGTGCAGTCCTGCCAGTTCGACACGGCCTACCACGAGCACTACTCCTACCTGTCGCTCACCGCGGTGCAGCGTATCTTCGAGGCGAATGGGCTGAAAGTGTTCGACGTGCAGGAGCTTTCCACCCACGGCGGCAGCCTGCGCGTCTTCGCCCAGCGTGCCGACACGGGCGGTCAGGCCGTCACCCCGGCCGTGCAGCAGGTGCTGGCGGCGGAAGTCGCCGCCGGCATGTTGACGACGAATTTTTACAGCCAATTCGACCTGCAGCCCAAGCGGATCGCGCGTGAGCTGCTCTCTTTTTTGATAAAAATGGCCGAAGAAGATGGTCGTGTCGCCGCCTACGGGGCCGCGGCCAAGGGCAACACGCTGTGCAACTTCGCCGGCGTGCGCCCGCACCTGCTGCCGTACGTGGTCGACAGGAACCCGGCCAAGCAGGGCAAGTTCATGCCGGGCAGCCGCATTCCCATCGTCGACGAGGCCCATCTGCGCGCGCACCGGCCCAGCCACGTGCTGATCCTGCCTTGGAACCTGAAGGACGAGGTCATGGCGCAGCTGGACTACATCCGCGAATGGGGCGGCCGTTTCGTCACTGCCGTGCCCCGGCTGGAGATCCTGCCTTGA
- the fliD gene encoding flagellar filament capping protein FliD, with product MAISSIGIGSGLDVNSIISKLTDVEKQPLTTLKADAATIQAKVSAYGQVKSLISTFSDAAAKLTRDSAWNGLTIASTNTSAVNATVTGIASASTLSVGVQKLAQAQSTASAVVPTGTDLGGTLTIQLGTWNSGLTGFTPGLSSAVSITMTPGTTSLAAVASRINDANAGVTATVIKDASGERLMIRSKDTGEAAGFQIKAGSDASTGLAQLAFDPGTTATTTTRSQAGQNAQATINGVSVSSPTNSLTDTIPGLTIQLSQVTTSDALITASTDTATMKKNIQDFVDAYNAVSKFLGDATKYDSETKSAGLLQGDATALGLQNQLRAMLGSTTSGGTYKYLSDLGISIQRGGGLQVDSAKLDTALKTPENVKALFASDTGTLQTSGVAVKLKSFMTGLLALDGTLNTKTDSFDAATKRNTAEQDKVNARAALVEKRLKAQYTALDTQMASLTALSTYVNQQVTTWNNTKS from the coding sequence ATGGCTATTTCATCCATCGGCATTGGTAGCGGACTCGACGTCAACAGCATCATCTCGAAGCTGACCGACGTTGAAAAGCAGCCTCTGACCACGCTCAAGGCGGACGCGGCCACCATTCAGGCCAAGGTCTCGGCCTATGGGCAGGTGAAATCGCTGATCTCCACCTTTTCCGACGCGGCCGCCAAGCTCACCCGCGACAGTGCCTGGAACGGCCTGACCATCGCCTCCACCAACACCTCGGCCGTCAACGCCACGGTCACCGGCATCGCCAGCGCCTCCACGCTCAGCGTGGGTGTGCAGAAGCTGGCGCAGGCGCAGTCCACGGCCTCGGCTGTGGTGCCCACCGGCACGGACCTCGGCGGCACGCTGACCATCCAGCTCGGTACCTGGAATTCGGGCCTGACCGGGTTCACGCCAGGCCTGAGTTCCGCGGTGTCGATCACCATGACGCCCGGCACGACCTCGCTGGCCGCGGTGGCCAGCCGGATCAACGATGCGAACGCGGGCGTCACGGCCACGGTGATCAAGGACGCTTCCGGCGAACGCCTGATGATCCGCTCCAAGGATACGGGCGAGGCGGCGGGCTTCCAGATCAAGGCCGGCAGCGACGCCAGCACGGGGCTGGCGCAACTCGCCTTCGATCCGGGCACCACGGCCACCACGACGACGCGCTCGCAGGCCGGGCAGAACGCCCAGGCCACCATCAACGGCGTCAGCGTGTCTTCCCCCACCAACAGCCTGACCGATACGATTCCCGGGCTGACGATCCAGCTGTCGCAGGTCACGACCTCGGATGCCCTCATCACCGCCAGCACCGACACGGCGACGATGAAGAAGAACATCCAGGACTTCGTCGACGCGTACAACGCGGTCAGCAAGTTTCTCGGCGACGCCACCAAGTACGATTCCGAAACCAAGAGCGCCGGCCTGCTGCAGGGCGACGCCACTGCGCTGGGCCTGCAGAACCAGCTGCGTGCCATGCTCGGCTCGACGACTTCGGGCGGCACCTACAAATACTTGTCCGACCTCGGCATCAGCATCCAGCGCGGCGGTGGTCTGCAGGTGGACAGCGCCAAGCTCGACACGGCGCTGAAGACACCCGAGAACGTCAAGGCGCTGTTCGCCTCCGACACGGGCACGCTGCAAACCTCCGGTGTCGCGGTGAAGCTCAAGTCCTTCATGACCGGCCTGCTCGCGCTCGATGGCACGCTCAACACCAAGACCGATTCGTTCGACGCGGCCACCAAGCGCAATACGGCCGAGCAGGACAAGGTGAATGCCCGCGCGGCGCTGGTCGAAAAAAGGCTCAAGGCGCAGTACACGGCGCTCGACACGCAGATGGCCAGCCTGACCGCGCTCAGCACCTATGTGAACCAGCAGGTCACCACCTGGAACAACACGAAGAGTTGA
- a CDS encoding flagellar protein FliT — MSQILIDYYKAIEDSSHKMLEAAKVEDWDGVVRYEGACAVLIEQLRHKARAEKLSPEHRSEKTRIMQRILRNDAQIRCLAEPWLEQFDSQFAGQPQLLH; from the coding sequence ATGTCGCAAATCCTGATCGACTACTACAAAGCCATCGAAGACAGCAGCCACAAGATGCTGGAAGCCGCCAAGGTCGAAGACTGGGATGGCGTGGTGCGCTACGAAGGCGCCTGCGCAGTGCTGATCGAACAGCTGCGCCACAAGGCGCGTGCCGAGAAGCTCTCACCCGAGCATCGGTCCGAAAAAACCCGCATCATGCAGCGCATCCTGCGCAACGACGCCCAGATCCGCTGCCTGGCCGAGCCCTGGCTCGAGCAGTTCGACAGCCAGTTCGCCGGCCAGCCGCAGCTGCTGCACTGA
- a CDS encoding flagellin: MASTINTNINSLTAQRNLGMSQGSLATSMQRLSSGLRVNSAKDDAAGLAISERMNTQVRGLTVGARNANDGISLAQTAEGSLGKVGDMLQRMRELAVQSGNSTNSAADRKALQAEVKQLADEVDRVAKQTSFNGQKILDGSFSGAVFQVGANAGDNITVGALTDSTAKGLANVSYAYDKTTGIAASSVTDLSAITSTSALQITVAANGATTSYDLGAIKEASSGTERMGQMVEAINRKSADTGLTAFLTAADDGTYTIDMMSSKLDSAGNAAVVTLGSGFTTGNSGRAGAALASTIDATNTTTDALGIDTLTVDTQASSWVALKKIDSAIDQVNSARADLGALQSRFENSAANIDIQVENLSASRGRIVDADFAKETANLSRTQILQQAGTAMVAQANKLPQGVLSLLQ, from the coding sequence ATGGCTTCCACCATCAACACCAACATCAATTCGCTGACCGCGCAGCGCAACCTGGGCATGTCGCAAGGCTCGCTGGCCACTTCCATGCAACGCCTGTCTTCCGGCCTGCGTGTGAACAGCGCCAAGGACGATGCCGCCGGCCTGGCGATTTCCGAACGCATGAACACCCAGGTGCGCGGCCTGACGGTCGGCGCCCGCAACGCCAACGACGGCATCTCCCTGGCGCAGACGGCGGAAGGCTCGCTCGGCAAGGTCGGCGACATGCTGCAGCGCATGCGTGAACTGGCTGTCCAGTCCGGCAACTCGACCAACAGCGCGGCCGACCGCAAGGCGCTGCAGGCCGAAGTCAAGCAGCTCGCCGACGAAGTGGACCGCGTGGCCAAGCAGACCAGCTTCAACGGCCAGAAGATCCTTGACGGCAGCTTCTCCGGCGCGGTGTTCCAGGTCGGCGCCAACGCCGGTGACAACATCACCGTGGGCGCGTTGACCGACAGCACGGCCAAGGGCTTGGCCAATGTGTCATACGCCTACGACAAGACCACCGGTATCGCGGCCTCCAGCGTGACCGACCTGTCCGCCATCACCAGCACCTCGGCGCTGCAGATCACGGTGGCTGCCAACGGCGCCACGACGAGTTACGACCTTGGCGCCATCAAGGAAGCCAGCTCCGGCACGGAGCGCATGGGCCAGATGGTCGAAGCGATCAACCGCAAGTCGGCCGACACCGGTCTCACGGCTTTCCTGACGGCGGCGGATGACGGCACCTACACCATCGACATGATGTCGTCCAAGCTGGATTCCGCCGGCAACGCGGCGGTCGTCACGCTCGGCAGTGGCTTCACCACCGGCAACTCCGGCCGTGCGGGTGCGGCGCTGGCTTCGACCATCGATGCCACCAACACCACCACCGACGCGCTCGGCATCGACACCCTGACCGTCGACACCCAGGCCAGCTCGTGGGTGGCACTGAAGAAGATCGACTCGGCCATCGACCAGGTCAACTCGGCCCGTGCCGACCTGGGTGCGCTGCAAAGCCGCTTTGAGAACTCGGCGGCCAACATCGACATCCAGGTGGAGAATCTGTCCGCGTCCCGCGGCCGCATCGTGGATGCCGACTTCGCCAAGGAAACCGCCAACCTGTCGCGTACCCAGATCCTGCAGCAGGCCGGTACCGCCATGGTGGCCCAGGCGAACAAGCTGCCGCAGGGCGTGTTGTCCCTGCTGCAGTAA
- the fliF gene encoding flagellar basal-body MS-ring/collar protein FliF, giving the protein MSSAVAEIPASSPLVQKLSSLDRAQRLRLGLGVAILVVAGIVALVLSRQTEYRVLYANLTEKDGGAVIAQLSQMNVPYKYTEGGGALLVPADRVYDVRLRLASLGLPKGSVTGFELMESNRFGMTQFQERLTFQRGLEGELTRSIQALSSVSSARVHLALPNQNGFFREQQKPSASVLVSLHGGQTLDRTQLAGIIHLVASSVPEMSPSAVTVLDDTGKLLSQLPDGAGGAGAGGVDAEQLQYAQRLEQQYTQRIVDMLAPIVGRQNVKAQVTAEIDFSQTESTSEQHRPNLANDASAVRSQQIVETTNGSGNAGPSGIPGATSNQPPVASTAPVNGTPQALQAAGGASAAAAAAGVKRESVTNYEVDKTVRVVRGGSGAIKRLSAAVVVNHQTIVDDKGKPITKALTDQQIEQMTALVRESIGFNKERGDSVNLMNTPFMVEAAVVDDTPLWKQPQTLEMARSLAWPVGTVLLALLVLFGLIRPGFKAMNAPKVVPVEPGADGAGGAGGQLDALVADDAQRPALTGPDGVETLAPTEHQVRLDDARALARSNPVAVANIVKNWINGEDAA; this is encoded by the coding sequence ATGTCCTCAGCCGTCGCCGAAATACCCGCTAGTTCCCCGCTCGTCCAGAAGCTGTCCAGCCTGGACCGCGCCCAGCGCCTGCGCCTCGGGCTGGGCGTTGCCATTCTGGTGGTGGCCGGCATCGTGGCACTGGTGCTGAGCCGGCAGACCGAATACCGCGTGTTGTACGCCAACCTGACCGAGAAGGACGGCGGCGCCGTCATCGCCCAGCTGTCGCAAATGAACGTGCCCTACAAGTACACCGAGGGCGGCGGCGCCTTGCTCGTGCCCGCCGACCGCGTCTACGACGTGCGCCTGCGTCTGGCCTCGCTCGGGCTGCCCAAGGGTTCCGTCACCGGTTTCGAGCTGATGGAGTCGAACCGCTTCGGCATGACGCAATTCCAGGAGCGTCTGACCTTCCAGCGCGGCCTGGAGGGTGAGCTGACGCGTTCGATCCAGGCCCTGTCCTCGGTGTCGAGTGCGCGTGTGCACCTGGCCTTGCCAAACCAGAACGGCTTTTTCCGCGAGCAGCAGAAGCCGTCTGCCTCGGTGCTGGTGAGTCTGCACGGCGGCCAGACGCTCGACCGTACCCAGCTCGCGGGCATCATCCACCTGGTGGCCTCCAGCGTGCCCGAGATGAGCCCCTCGGCCGTGACCGTGCTCGACGACACCGGCAAGCTGCTGTCCCAGTTGCCCGACGGCGCGGGCGGGGCCGGCGCCGGTGGCGTGGATGCGGAGCAGCTCCAGTATGCGCAGCGGCTCGAGCAGCAGTACACGCAACGCATCGTGGACATGCTGGCGCCGATCGTCGGCCGGCAGAACGTCAAGGCCCAGGTCACGGCGGAAATCGATTTTTCCCAGACCGAATCGACTTCGGAGCAGCACCGGCCCAATCTGGCCAACGACGCCAGTGCGGTGCGCAGCCAGCAGATCGTCGAGACCACCAACGGATCGGGCAACGCCGGCCCGTCCGGCATTCCCGGCGCCACCTCGAACCAGCCGCCTGTGGCCTCGACGGCACCGGTCAACGGCACGCCGCAGGCGCTGCAGGCCGCCGGTGGCGCCAGCGCAGCCGCAGCCGCGGCCGGCGTGAAGCGCGAATCGGTGACCAACTACGAGGTCGACAAGACCGTGCGCGTGGTGCGCGGCGGTTCCGGCGCAATCAAACGCCTGAGCGCGGCGGTGGTGGTGAACCACCAGACGATCGTGGACGACAAGGGCAAGCCGATCACCAAGGCGCTGACCGACCAGCAGATCGAACAGATGACCGCCCTGGTGCGCGAATCCATCGGCTTCAACAAGGAACGCGGCGATTCGGTGAACCTGATGAACACGCCCTTCATGGTGGAAGCGGCCGTGGTCGACGACACGCCGTTGTGGAAGCAACCGCAAACCCTGGAGATGGCGCGCAGCCTGGCCTGGCCCGTCGGCACCGTGCTGTTGGCCCTGCTGGTCTTGTTCGGCCTGATCCGGCCCGGCTTCAAGGCCATGAACGCGCCGAAGGTGGTGCCGGTCGAGCCTGGGGCCGACGGTGCCGGCGGCGCAGGCGGCCAACTCGACGCGCTGGTGGCCGACGACGCGCAGCGGCCGGCCCTTACCGGGCCGGACGGCGTCGAAACCCTGGCGCCGACGGAGCACCAGGTGCGCCTCGACGACGCGCGCGCGCTGGCCCGCAGCAATCCGGTGGCGGTGGCCAACATTGTCAAAAACTGGATCAACGGCGAAGATGCGGCTTGA
- a CDS encoding flagellin, which translates to MASTINTNINSLNAQRNLNTSQMSLSTSMQRLSSGLRVNSAKDDAAGLAISERMNTQVRGLTVGARNSNDGISLAQTAEGSLGKVGDMLQRMRELAVQAGNATNSAADRKALQAEVKQLSDEVDRVAKQTTFNGQKILDGTFAGAVFQVGANSGDNITVGALVNTTASGLANIAYAYDHATGISAATVTDLAAITANSALQISDGTTSWDLGPIKEASSGTERMGQMMEAINRRSADTGVTAFLSPAADGSYTIDLQSAKLTSAGDAQPMTLSGFTATNFGYAPAAIGTGTFGTTVDATNTTTDALGIDTLTVDTQASAWVALKKIDSALDQVNNARADLGALQSRFESSVSNIDIQVENLAASRGRIVDADFAKETANLSRTQILQQAGTAMVAQANKLPQGVLSLLQQ; encoded by the coding sequence ATGGCCTCTACCATCAACACCAACATCAATTCGCTGAATGCCCAGCGGAACCTGAATACCTCGCAGATGTCGCTTTCGACATCGATGCAGCGCCTGTCCTCCGGCCTGCGTGTCAACAGCGCCAAGGACGACGCCGCCGGTCTGGCGATTTCCGAACGCATGAACACCCAGGTGCGCGGGCTGACCGTGGGTGCGCGCAACTCCAACGACGGCATCTCCCTGGCGCAGACGGCGGAAGGCTCGCTCGGCAAGGTCGGCGACATGCTGCAGCGCATGCGTGAACTGGCCGTGCAGGCCGGCAATGCCACCAACAGCGCGGCCGACCGCAAGGCGCTGCAGGCCGAAGTCAAGCAGCTCTCGGACGAAGTCGACCGTGTGGCCAAGCAGACCACCTTCAACGGCCAGAAGATCCTCGACGGCACCTTTGCCGGCGCGGTGTTTCAGGTTGGTGCCAATTCCGGCGACAACATCACCGTGGGTGCGCTGGTGAACACCACCGCGTCCGGTCTGGCCAACATCGCCTATGCCTACGACCATGCCACCGGCATTTCCGCCGCCACCGTGACCGATCTGGCGGCCATCACCGCCAACTCGGCCCTGCAGATCAGCGACGGCACCACTTCGTGGGATCTCGGCCCCATCAAGGAGGCGAGTTCCGGCACGGAGCGCATGGGCCAGATGATGGAGGCGATCAACCGCCGCTCGGCCGACACCGGCGTCACGGCCTTCCTCTCGCCCGCCGCCGACGGCAGCTACACCATCGACCTGCAATCGGCCAAGCTGACCTCCGCCGGCGACGCCCAGCCCATGACGTTGAGCGGCTTCACCGCCACCAACTTCGGTTACGCGCCCGCCGCCATCGGTACCGGCACCTTCGGCACCACGGTGGACGCCACCAACACCACCACCGACGCGCTCGGCATCGATACCCTGACGGTGGACACCCAGGCTTCCGCCTGGGTCGCCCTGAAGAAGATCGACAGCGCGCTCGACCAGGTCAACAACGCCCGTGCCGACCTGGGCGCCCTGCAGAGCCGCTTCGAGAGTTCGGTGTCTAACATCGACATCCAGGTGGAAAATCTCGCGGCCTCGCGCGGGCGCATCGTGGACGCCGACTTCGCGAAGGAAACCGCCAACCTGTCGCGCACGCAGATCCTGCAGCAGGCCGGCACCGCCATGGTGGCCCAAGCCAACAAGCTGCCGCAGGGTGTGCTGTCGCTGCTCCAGCAGTAA
- a CDS encoding cephalosporin hydroxylase family protein — MTPQEQFAAERQERLAAYAQDTEFKDLSRQWLQQSMHKKYVYNYDWLGRPIIQYPQDMVAIQELVWTVRPDLIIETGIAHGGSLILSASMLAMLDMCDAIEAGTTIDPRQSSRKVIGIDIDIREHNRAAIEAHPMASRIQMFQGSSIGAEVVKQVHDAAKGYQKVMVFLDSMHTHDHVLGELDAYAPLVSKGSYCVVFDTFVDDMPPKFFADRPWDVGNNPKTATRQWLKSHPDFKVDPAMESRLMVTVAPEGFLKRD; from the coding sequence ATGACCCCCCAGGAACAATTCGCCGCCGAACGCCAGGAACGCCTGGCCGCCTATGCCCAGGACACCGAGTTCAAGGACCTGTCGCGCCAGTGGCTGCAGCAGTCGATGCACAAGAAATACGTCTACAACTACGACTGGCTCGGCCGGCCCATCATCCAGTACCCGCAGGACATGGTCGCGATCCAGGAACTGGTGTGGACGGTGCGGCCCGACCTCATCATCGAAACCGGCATCGCCCACGGCGGCTCGCTGATCCTCAGCGCCTCGATGCTGGCCATGCTGGACATGTGCGACGCCATCGAGGCCGGCACCACGATCGATCCGCGCCAGTCCAGCCGCAAGGTGATCGGCATCGACATCGACATCCGCGAACACAACCGCGCGGCCATCGAGGCCCATCCCATGGCCAGCCGCATCCAGATGTTCCAGGGCTCGTCCATCGGCGCGGAGGTGGTGAAACAGGTGCATGACGCCGCCAAGGGCTACCAGAAAGTGATGGTGTTCCTGGATTCCATGCACACCCACGACCATGTGCTCGGCGAACTCGACGCCTACGCGCCGCTGGTCAGCAAGGGCAGCTACTGCGTGGTGTTCGACACCTTCGTCGACGACATGCCGCCGAAGTTTTTCGCCGACCGGCCCTGGGACGTGGGCAACAACCCGAAGACGGCCACACGCCAATGGCTGAAGTCGCATCCGGACTTCAAGGTCGATCCGGCGATGGAGTCGCGCCTGATGGTGACGGTGGCGCCCGAAGGCTTTCTGAAGCGCGACTGA
- the fliE gene encoding flagellar hook-basal body complex protein FliE has product MDLRLSPVSSPITNPYAAKIGAALKAKAEPKAEAVEQAGFSTALKGALSSVSAAQNQATDLQREVQMENPSVSLEETMVAIQKAQIGFQATMHVRNRMVQAYSDIMNMQV; this is encoded by the coding sequence ATGGATCTCCGCTTGTCACCCGTTTCCAGCCCGATCACCAACCCTTACGCCGCCAAGATCGGCGCCGCGCTCAAAGCCAAGGCCGAGCCCAAGGCGGAAGCTGTCGAGCAGGCCGGGTTTTCGACGGCGCTGAAAGGCGCGCTGAGTTCCGTGAGCGCGGCGCAGAACCAGGCGACGGACCTGCAGCGCGAGGTGCAGATGGAGAACCCGAGCGTGAGCCTGGAAGAGACCATGGTGGCGATCCAGAAGGCGCAGATCGGCTTCCAGGCGACGATGCACGTGCGCAACCGCATGGTGCAGGCGTACAGCGACATCATGAACATGCAGGTGTGA
- a CDS encoding NAD-dependent epimerase/dehydratase family protein: MLVTGASGYLGRHVLQRLRLRGAEVAVLGRRLPEGFEDLELVQADLLATQDFAPLLKEAGASHLLHLAWYAEYGKYWASPLNLRWVDATLRLLQAFGETGGKHAFAAGTCAEYDWSYGYLREENTPLLPQGLYGTAKDAARRLATALCAAQGVSLAWGHVFYPFGPGEAPKRMLPSLIEVFRGRAPAFGVNTSAFRGMLPVPDAAEAFVHLLAEGSNGVSGRFNICSGQPASIEDVVRTLARLCDADPNPVLALASARAGDPPMLVGDNTRLLATGWRPTQTLAQGLAAQVAAQP; encoded by the coding sequence GTGCTCGTCACCGGCGCCAGCGGCTACCTCGGGCGGCACGTGCTGCAGCGCCTGCGGCTGCGCGGCGCCGAGGTGGCGGTGCTCGGCCGCCGCCTGCCGGAAGGTTTCGAGGACCTGGAACTGGTGCAGGCCGACCTGCTGGCGACGCAAGATTTCGCCCCGCTGCTGAAGGAGGCCGGGGCTTCCCACCTGCTGCACCTGGCCTGGTACGCCGAATACGGCAAATACTGGGCATCGCCGCTGAACCTGCGCTGGGTGGACGCCACGCTGCGCCTGCTGCAGGCCTTCGGCGAGACCGGCGGCAAACATGCCTTCGCGGCCGGCACCTGTGCCGAGTACGACTGGTCTTACGGCTACCTGCGCGAGGAAAACACCCCGTTGCTGCCACAGGGCCTGTACGGCACGGCCAAGGACGCCGCGCGCCGGCTGGCCACCGCGCTGTGCGCCGCGCAGGGCGTGTCGCTGGCCTGGGGCCATGTGTTCTACCCGTTCGGCCCCGGCGAGGCGCCAAAGCGCATGCTGCCGTCGCTGATCGAGGTGTTCCGCGGCCGAGCACCGGCTTTCGGCGTCAATACCAGCGCCTTCCGCGGCATGTTGCCCGTCCCCGACGCCGCCGAGGCCTTCGTCCATCTGCTGGCCGAAGGCTCGAATGGCGTCAGTGGCCGCTTCAACATCTGTTCGGGCCAGCCCGCGTCCATCGAAGACGTGGTGCGCACCCTGGCCCGCCTGTGCGATGCCGACCCGAATCCCGTGCTGGCCCTGGCCTCCGCCCGCGCGGGCGACCCGCCCATGCTGGTCGGCGACAACACCCGGCTGCTGGCCACGGGTTGGCGGCCCACGCAGACGCTGGCCCAGGGGCTGGCCGCCCAGGTCGCCGCACAGCCTTGA